In Carnobacterium alterfunditum DSM 5972, the sequence TGAATGAAGTTAGTTTTAGAAAATTTAATCCTGTTGAGTTCGATTTATTTTTCTCTTTATGTTCAAAAATGAAACTTAAAGGATCCGAACCAATTACCTTAACTTTTGACGAAGTAAAAAAGCTAACAAATTATTCTTCTAGAGATAAAGTTCGATTATTCATGATTTAGAAAATATGTACTCAAAAATGCTTAATTTAAATTTTCGTTATGAAGATGAATCTGAAATTGTTCGTTTTGTATTGTTTCCAATTTATAGAATTAATAAAGAAAAAAGCACTGTAACTATAGGAGTTAATCAAGAGTTTAGCTATGTTTTAAATGAAATTACAACTAACTTTACACGATTTGAATTAGAAGGATTTACGGAGCTAAGAAGTGGTTATGCTAAACAATGTTCCGATTGCTAAAACAATATAAAAGCACAGGCTTTTATATTGTTAAAATTGAAGAATTTAGACGAATACTAGATATTCCAGAAAGCTATAGAGTAGCAGATATTGATAAAAGGGTATTACAGCAAATAGAAAAAGAATTATCTCCTCTTTATAAAAAATTTGAGATCGTAAAGAAGAAAAAAAAAGGCCGTGGTCGTGGTGGGATAGTTTCCCATTTAGAATTTAATTTTTTGGAAAAATTACCTCTTGAAAAACATGAAGTACCTCTCCATAATTGGTTAGAGCAATAAGGCGATTTTTTTTACATTGTATATCTCTATAAAAGTATTTAAAATAACTTTATATGAGTATTTTAAGGTGGTGCGTTATGAAAGATGTAGAAGGTGTTACAGAATACATAACTACAGAAGAAGCAGCTAAAAAACTTGGTATACAACTACCTACACTTAGAAAATACGCTGGAATGATTGATAAAAATGCAAAAGGTGGAAAATACTTTGAACGAGATGATAGAAATTATCGTTTGTATACTAAAGATAATATAACAACTATCAATCAAATTATTGCATTGAAAAGTCGCCCGAAAATGACTATAGAGACTGCTATAGAGCAGGTGTTGAATATGGAATATAACGTTGATACACCTAGTGAAATAGAAAAACATAACGCTGATAATAACGATATAACGTCGTTACAAAAGTTGCTGATTAGCCAGAATGATCTAATACAAAAAAAAGATGATCAATTATTGCGATATGATAATCAAATAATTAAGTATAATGAAACAATTAATCATTATGAAAATTTAGTTAAAAATTTAATGGAAAATAACATAAATCTAGCAAACCAAGTAGAAATCATGATTAATAACCAAGAACAGCTCGCGTTAGATAAAAAAGAAGAACCGTTACCACTAGAAAAGGTTCCTGAAAAACAAGGATTTCTAAACCGAATTTTCAAAAAATAATATAGTTTAAATTAGAATAACCAAGTAACCCCGCTATTATTAATGATGGCGGGGTTACTTGGTTTAATGGGTTTTATGTTAATTTAAATTTTTACGTGTATATTAGAAAGTCATAATTCCAATAATTGCAAAAACTACCATAATTATTATTACAGCAGCTACGATTATTTTCACAGTTTTTTTTTGCATAGTATCACCTTTTTCTCTTTTAATTTTTCCAAGCAGAACCACTAATTAGGCCATTTTCCCCACCAGTAACTTTCAAATTATAAGTTCCAATTTGAACACTCAATCCTTTAAGTGGTCCAATTTTTATACTAAATGTAGCTACTCCACTATATTTTTTATTTGATATTGATCCATAAGAAGAAGTTCTTGACGTTTTTACTAAAGGATTAAGATTTCTTACTACAATACCGCTTGTAGTACCTGCTTTTAAGCTCCTGTACTATTATAAAGTATAAGTGACAGTAACTCTATAAGTAGTCCAATTATACCGAATGAGCTTAGTGTAGATGTATGGCTAACGGTTCTTGAATTAGAGGCTGCTCTTGCTTGATATTGTTGTACTGAAGGTTTTTCTGTAATTATTTCTTCAGAAGATTCAAAAGGTTGTTTCATAGAATCAAGAAATTCCATTTGTTGATTGTAATCAAGTAGTTGAAATTCATTTAATTGTTCTAAAGCATCTTCACTGCAGTTTCTGCATATTCGGGGTCTACTCCAGCTTTTAAAGCATCTTCTACAGAGTAATTTTTTTAAATACACTATAATTTCTGGATTTCTTAAAATTTCGTTTGCTTATTCTATTCTGACAACTCTGAAGCATACACATTACCAGGAAAAGCCCACACAACAAAAGCTAGGATTGCAAAAACTAATAAAAAATTTTTCTTTTTGTTTAACATAAATTTTTTCCTCCTAAAGTATATAATAAATTAAATGATTTTTATACCTGCTATCCTCCTTAAATTGATAATAATATTATCTCGCAATTAACATATATTGATAAGAACGCAATGGTTTACATGCTAGCAACCATTAGGTGCTAACAGAGGAATAAGGTGTTTTAATCTTCTAAATCAGACTTTCGAAGGAAACAATAGCCTAAAACAATTAAAACGTACCCAAAAATAATGTTTCCGGTAAACACAGCAAAATAGCAACACTAAAAATAAGGATAGACAAAAATTGATAACCATTTTTTTTAGTTATTTTTTTCATTATAATATCTCCCATAACCATTCTCTTAATCTAGTAGTTCATAATCAAATTATCTATCTAATATTATAAAACGAAAAGAACGCAGTGGTTTACATCTTAGCAACCATTAGGTGCTAAAAAGCAACTAATAGCTGATAGTCAATGATCTTTACTTTCGGTATGATAGAACAAAGAGAAAAAGAAGGAGGAAAAAGATAAATGCATTAGGAGAACGATTGAAAGAAAGTAGAGTGAATAAAGGGTACTCGCAAGGAAATGTAGCAGATCATTTACATATTTCAAGACAATCTATTTCGAAATGGGAAAATGGAAATAGTTACCCTGATTTAGATAATCTAGTAAAGTTGAGTACCTATTACGAAGTTTCGATTGACGAATTATTGAAAGAAAATCAAGAACTCAAAAAAAAATAGAAGAAAATAAAGGTAAGATTGAAGAAAATGTTCAAAAATTAGCTTTTATTCGTGGATCAAGTGAAAAAGATGAAGGGTTAATTTTATTAGTTCTTTCTTTTTTGGGCTTTTTAATCACACCTTTAGGTTTAATTACTTCTCCTATTCTAATTTTTAGAAATAAAAAAACAAATACACTACATAAGTTCATTTACGTAGCATGTATTTGTTGTATAGCCTATATTTATTTATCGGTTATGGAATTTAAGTGATATCTTTAGTTGGGGAACAACTACTGTTGAGTATTTAGGGTAATTAATAAGTAATAGAAATTTTATTAGACAATAACTTTGCTCTTAAATTTATTGAAGTTGTAAATAACCCCCCCTTTTTTTTCAAGTAGTAAGTAGATTGAATGGAACTATCTAACTTTAGTTCTGCCTTTGTAAAGCTTCCTGTATAAGCCACAATAGATGGGGAGTATGCTTTTGTAATTTTATTTCCACTCACTGAAATTTGGTAACTAGCTTTCCATTGGCCAGAAGTAGACGCTGAAATTTTATAAGTGCCATTTTTAACAGCTCTTAAATAACTAGGCATTTCTTCAACTTCTATTATCAATTGATCTCCTTCTGGACTTATACTTTCAACTGATTGTATCCCTCCCTGTTTTAGGTCATAGACTAGTTTTGGTATGTCTGTAGAAAGATTTTCTTCCTCAGCTTGTACCTCTGTAATCCCTAAACTAAAAAAAGTGAAGCAGCTTAAAATAAAAATTGTTTTTTCAAAATAATTCCTCCAAACATTATTTAATAACACATAAAATATAACAGATAATGTTTTATTAATAACGACTTTTTTATTTAATCGCCTTCTAAATGACATCTTTTAGTAAGGGAAAACAACTAAACTAAAAAAGGATTATACTGTTTTTTTTAGTGGTATAATCCTTTTTTAGTTCAATAGATCAGTCTAAAAAAAGTCATATAGTTACTTATTAAATCGAATGTTAACGGCTTTCATAGCTAACTCATAATTATCATTATCAAGAAGTGAAAAAATTTCTAATGGTGTGGAGCAATCATAATTATTATATAAATTAAAAGCTAATTCGACCATTTTTCTATTTCCACTACTAAAATCGACTTTCTCAAAACAATCTGTTTTAATCCAATGTTCCTCAAAATCATACAGGTTATCAATCTTTGCATACAGCTCTTTATTTTCACTAAAAATAGTGAACAAAGCTCTCCGTTCATGATTTTCTGGGTTTGTATTATCTCTTTCGATTAGTTTATAATAGTTTTCATTTTTCATTTTATCAGCTCCTAATTTTTTTATTTCCTGATGAAATCACTAGTTAAAAACCTAAACGAAAGTTTAATAACGTTGCGCTGATTTCATCTTCATTGATTCCGATGTAGCGTTTCGTGATTTTCTCGCTGCTATGACCGAATATCTCCATCAGTGTGGCTACGTCTTTAGTTTTCTTGTAATAGTGGTAGCCAAACGTCTTACGCAGCGTGTGCGTCCCAATATCGTCTCTTCCTAACAGCTTAGCGACCTTCTGAAACATCTGGTAGACCGTATTGACTTCTACATGACCTCCCTTGGTGCTTGAAAATAAATAATCATCTGTTGCCAGGTCTTTCGTGTACTCCTGGATCAAGTCCTGCAGACTACTCAAATACAAAATACGCGTCTTTCCCGTTTTCTTTTCGACAATACGGGGATTTTTTGAGGAAATCAGGTCTTTTTTCTTTAATTTTACGATATCCGACATGCGCAAACCGCTATTAATGCCAATCAAAAATAGAAAAACATCCCGATCTGCGTTTTTATTGCGCCTTAAACAGAATAAAAAGTCGTTTATTTCTTGTTGCGTGCGTAATGGTTGGACGTTGTAACTCATTTAAAAGCCCTCTCCTCTCACAAAAGTGATACATGATTTTAGTTATTATACCACATAATCGTGTGTTGGAGGACGATACAAAAAAAGAACCCTATGGGAATAGGGTTCCGGATACACGATTCTATACAATTTCATGTGTCTGAAATTCTTGTTTTCTGATTTATCAAATTAAGCTAGACAAAATATCTTCACTCATTTAACTCAAAAATACTTCCAATGACGTTTGATACTTCAATGTTTTTCTTGGAATATTATTTCTCTTATCTGCAACGGAGGAAATAAACAATTGTCCACTTGATTAAAATCCATTTCTTTTGGCAAGCCATATTTCCAAAACAAATCATTCGAATTCTCGTTTAAAACGCTTTGTGATGGTGTTCCAGTATCCGCGAAATAAGTAGCAACATCATGCTGGTTGCATAATGATTTCCAGTTAGAAAATTCTTTTCCACAATCAAACGTGATTGAGTGGAAGAAGTTTCTTGGAATAACTTGAAACCAGTGATTTATGGCTAGTTCAATATCGCTGGCCTTACGTCTATTGGGTTTTCTTTTCCCCTTCATTGTATTGTTGGTAATACTCAATGGACGTATGGCCTTCTTTTAAAAGGTTAATGACGGTGTAAATGGGTGTTCGCGTTCGATTTAAATAGGCGGCTATTTGGACAACTAAAATATTTTGGTGGTAATAAGATTCTATCATCACTAGCTCATCAGTGGTACGATGTGTGCAGGTCATTCGTGATCACTCCCCTGTCTTCTTTAGTCGGAAATATGGGTTGAGTGTACCACGAATGGCTTTTTTATTTGTCTAGCTTAAATTTACAATCGGCGTTTATTAACTTTTAAGACTCGAAAAAAGTTAGTTTTTACGCATCATAGGCTTGTTGGTACAATTTAATAATGTCTTCTTTTCTGCCAACTCTAGGATTAGAAAATGCATTGCCATCTTTCAAAGCATTTTCTGCCATCATATCAAAATCTTCTGGCAAAGCACCCAGAGACTTGATATTTGTTGGTATACCAACATCTTCAGAAATAAGAATCATCGCTTCAATAGCTTTATCGGCAGCTTCCCTAACGGATAATCCTGCAATATTCTCACCTAGTAATTCTGCAATATCAGAAAAACGCTCTGGATTACTAATAATATTCCATTTTTCAACAGTGGGCATCAACACAGCACAACACACTCCATGAGGAGCATCGTACTGCCCACCTAATTGATGAGCCATTGCATGAACATAACCTAGGTCTGCATTATTGAAAGCCATTCCAGCTAAAATTGAAGCATAGGCCATATTGGTTCTTGCTTCTACGTCATGTCCATTAGCTACGGCACGTCTTAGATATTTACTAATTAATTTTATTCCTTGAATCGCTTGGGCGTCTGTAATTGGATTTCTATTTACTGATACATACGATTCTACACAGTGTGTTAAGGCATCCATACCTGTGGCAGCAGTTAAGGCTGTCGGAATATCCAACATCAGCATTGGATCATTAAAGGAAACTAATGGGACGTTTCTCCAAGAAACAACAACAAATTTCAAATGAGTTTCTTCATTGGTTATAACCGCATGTCGTGTAATTTCTGAGGCCGTTCCAGCTGTTGTATTTACAGCCATTAGCGGTGGCAAAGGATTTTCTAATGTTTCAATTCCGGCAAGGGCTGGTAGGTTATCACCATTTGATAAAACAATACCAATTCCTTTTCCACAATCATGAGATGATCCACCACCTATCGTAATGATTGAATCACAATGATTATCCATATATAATTTTTTACCTTCTTTAACATTCCTTATTTTCGGGTTTGGTTCTACACCATCAAAAATAACGTATGCAATATCAGCTTTCAGTAAAGAACTTTCTGCTTGTTTAACTGGCCCGTTATCTAAGTTTCTTAAGAAAGCATCTGTTACAATCAATACTTTTTTCATATTCAACATTTTTGCTCTTTCTCCGACCTTTTCAACTACACCAGGACCAAAGAAATTTACATTAGGCATCATGAAATCATAGTTTTCTTTTTTCATATCGATCCCTCAATTCTATATATTTTCACTTATAAACGTGTTTTTTTTAATAGTCACTTTTTAAATTTATCGATTTATGTTGGATAATCCGAGTTCTAATCATTCTTTGAATTAAGTTAGGTTGGCTTACGATTATCCTGATAACATTAATATCCATTCTTTAATCTATATTTTTCAAATTTATTATTTTTTTGCCTTGCGCTTTTTGTAATCGCGTCCGAGTGCATCAGCTGCAATAATAGCTTGAGCGACACTTTCAGACGTCACTTTGAAAGTCATAGCATGGATAAATTCTTCAGTAATACAAGCCTTTTCTGCAACTTTAATAATTTATTCATAGTTTACTTCTTCTACATCTAAGTTTGCTAAAGAAATAGGCAAGCCAACAGATAAACAGAAATCTAATAATTTTTCGACTTCTTTTGTAGGTGCGTCTTCAAGGATCAGTTGGACAAACGTTGTAAAAGCTACTTGCTCTCTATGAAAGTAATTGTGAGGGCCTATTAAAACAGTTAGACCATTATAGATGGCATGGGCTGCAGCTAATCCACTCGTCTCAAAACCAAGTCCAGATAATAATATATTCGCTTCAATAATAGTTTCTAAAGCAAGTGTAACAACATTGTTATTACACTTGCTTTGCATTATAACCACTTTTAAGAACTGTTTCGTAATAAAATCTAGCTAATGTAAATAGAAACGATTGTACCTTTAGCAGGTTCGGTATCTCCTGAATAGAAGTCATTTAAAAAGATAACATTTACATTCGGATTCGAATGACGTGTTTGTTGCATGTGCTTCATAATAAGTAGCTAAAAAATGTCCGGAACGGGAGATTAAGAATCAAGTTGGAGCTTGCGCAATTACAGTAATATCCATCAGAACTACACTAGTATTTCAGATAAAGTAATCGCAATCATAAAAATGATGATCTGTGGTATACGATACGG encodes:
- a CDS encoding RepB family plasmid replication initiator protein encodes the protein MSNEIVKYNNIMNEVSFRKFNPVEFDLFFSLCSKMKLKGSEPITLTFDEVKKLTNYSSRDKVRLFMI
- a CDS encoding replication initiation protein, whose translation is MLNLNFRYEDESEIVRFVLFPIYRINKEKSTVTIGVNQEFSYVLNEITTNFTRFELEGFTELRSGYAKQCSDC
- a CDS encoding replication initiation protein, with product MLKQYKSTGFYIVKIEEFRRILDIPESYRVADIDKRVLQQIEKELSPLYKKFEIVKKKKKGRGRGGIVSHLEFNFLEKLPLEKHEVPLHNWLEQ
- a CDS encoding MerR family transcriptional regulator encodes the protein MKDVEGVTEYITTEEAAKKLGIQLPTLRKYAGMIDKNAKGGKYFERDDRNYRLYTKDNITTINQIIALKSRPKMTIETAIEQVLNMEYNVDTPSEIEKHNADNNDITSLQKLLISQNDLIQKKDDQLLRYDNQIIKYNETINHYENLVKNLMENNINLANQVEIMINNQEQLALDKKEEPLPLEKVPEKQGFLNRIFKK
- a CDS encoding helix-turn-helix domain-containing protein, encoding MNALGERLKESRVNKGYSQGNVADHLHISRQSISKWENGNSYPDLDNLVKLSTYYEVSIDELLKENQELKKK
- a CDS encoding DUF5626 family protein, producing MLLNNVWRNYFEKTIFILSCFTFFSLGITEVQAEEENLSTDIPKLVYDLKQGGIQSVESISPEGDQLIIEVEEMPSYLRAVKNGTYKISASTSGQWKASYQISVSGNKITKAYSPSIVAYTGSFTKAELKLDSSIQSTYYLKKKGGLFTTSINLRAKLLSNKISITY
- a CDS encoding DUF6075 family protein yields the protein MKNENYYKLIERDNTNPENHERRALFTIFSENKELYAKIDNLYDFEEHWIKTDCFEKVDFSSGNRKMVELAFNLYNNYDCSTPLEIFSLLDNDNYELAMKAVNIRFNK
- a CDS encoding tyrosine-type recombinase/integrase: MSYNVQPLRTQQEINDFLFCLRRNKNADRDVFLFLIGINSGLRMSDIVKLKKKDLISSKNPRIVEKKTGKTRILYLSSLQDLIQEYTKDLATDDYLFSSTKGGHVEVNTVYQMFQKVAKLLGRDDIGTHTLRKTFGYHYYKKTKDVATLMEIFGHSSEKITKRYIGINEDEISATLLNFRLGF
- a CDS encoding iron-containing alcohol dehydrogenase produces the protein MKKENYDFMMPNVNFFGPGVVEKVGERAKMLNMKKVLIVTDAFLRNLDNGPVKQAESSLLKADIAYVIFDGVEPNPKIRNVKEGKKLYMDNHCDSIITIGGGSSHDCGKGIGIVLSNGDNLPALAGIETLENPLPPLMAVNTTAGTASEITRHAVITNEETHLKFVVVSWRNVPLVSFNDPMLMLDIPTALTAATGMDALTHCVESYVSVNRNPITDAQAIQGIKLISKYLRRAVANGHDVEARTNMAYASILAGMAFNNADLGYVHAMAHQLGGQYDAPHGVCCAVLMPTVEKWNIISNPERFSDIAELLGENIAGLSVREAADKAIEAMILISEDVGIPTNIKSLGALPEDFDMMAENALKDGNAFSNPRVGRKEDIIKLYQQAYDA
- a CDS encoding iron-containing alcohol dehydrogenase; this translates as MQSKCNNNVVTLALETIIEANILLSGLGFETSGLAAAHAIYNGLTVLIGPHNYFHREQVAFTTFVQLILEDAPTKEVEKLLDFCLSVGLPISLANLDVEEVNYE